In one window of Scyliorhinus canicula chromosome 17, sScyCan1.1, whole genome shotgun sequence DNA:
- the LOC119951204 gene encoding gastrula zinc finger protein XlCGF26.1-like → MEKRWTCGDCGKGFRYSSQLKTHLRSHAGKRPFSCLKCRKGFSDSSSLRRHQRVHTGEKPFTCTECGKGFTQLHSLQTHQRFHTGERPFPCSQCGKEFSQLAHLLSHKRIHTGEKPFRCSVCGKSFIQSSNLQAHQRVHTGERPFICSVCGNGFTHLATLQTHQRIHTGERPFVCSVCGRGFAHLPALHRHCRIHTGERPFICSVCGKGFIQSSSLVRHNVTHTNERPFKCSDCGMDFKSSKVLMVHQHIHTEERPFSCSHCTKRFRRSSTLRRHQRVHTGERPFTCTDCGKGFGYSSTLLRHKFTHTNERPFKCSDCGSGFKGSEDLLSHQRIHTEERPFSCSHCAKRFKMSSTLRRHQRVHTGERPFTCTVCGKGFGDLSTLLSHNVTHTNERPFKCSDCGMDFKSSKVLMIHQRIHTEERPFSCSHCTKRFKTSSTLRRHQRVHTGESHSPVSCVGRDSLGHSIC, encoded by the coding sequence ATGGAGAAACGGTGGacttgtggggactgtgggaagggatttaggtACTCATCGCAGTTGAAAACTCATCTACGCAGTCACgctgggaagaggccattcagctgcttgAAGTGCagaaagggattcagtgattcgtcCAGCCTGCggcgacaccagcgagttcacactggggagaaaccattcacctgcactgagtgtgggaaaggatttactcagttacatagtctgcagacacaccagcgatttcacacaggggagaggccgttcccctgctctcagtgtgggaaggaattcagtcAGCTAGCCCACCTGCTGTCACATAAGCGAATTCACACAGGTGAGAAGCCATTCAGATGCTCTGTATGTGGGAAGAGTTTcattcagtcatccaacctgcaggcacaccagcgggttcacaccggggagaggccattcatctgctctgtgtgtgggaatggattcactcaCTTAGCTACCCtccagacacaccagcgaattcacaccggagagaggccattcgtgtgttctgtctgtgggaggggattcGCACACTTACCCGCCCTGCATAGACACTGTCGAATTCACACGGGGGAGAGGcctttcatctgctctgtgtgtgggaagggattcattcaatcATCCAGCCTGGTGAGacacaatgtcactcacaccaatgagagaccctttaaatgctctgactgtgggatggATTTCAAAAGCTCTAAGGTACTAATGGTCCACCAgcacattcacactgaggagagaccattcagctgctctcactgcacaaagaggtttagaaggtcatccacactgcggagacaccagcgagttcacactggggagagaccattcacctgcaccgactgtgggaagggattcggttATTCATCGACCCTGCTGAGACACAAATtcactcacaccaatgagagaccctttaaatgctctgactgtgggagtggCTTCAAAGGTTCTGAGGATCTGTTGTCCCAtcagcgcattcacactgaggagagaccgttcagctgctctcactgcgcAAAGAGGTTTAAAATGTCATCCAcattgcggagacaccagcgggttcacactggggagagaccattcacctgtaccgtctgtgggaagggattcggtgACTTATCGACCCTGCTGAgccacaatgtcactcacaccaatgagagaccctttaaatgctctgactgtgggatggATTTCAAAAGCTCGAAGGTACTGATGatccaccagcgcattcacactgaggagagaccgttcagctgctctcactgcacaaagaggtTTAAAACGTCATCCACACTGAGgagacaccagagagttcatACCGGGGAGAGCCATTCACCTGtttcgtgtgtgggaagggattcactcggtcattccatctgctga